The window CGGGCGTACGGGTTCGACGAGGTGGCGGGCGATGAACCACAGGGCCACGGCGGCCGGCGGCACGTTGACCAGGAAGATCCACCGCCAGTCGGCGTACGTGGCGATCAGGCCGCCGACGGCCGGGCCGGCCAGGGCGGACACGGCCCACACCGCAGACATCCGGGCCTGGATGCGGGGGCGTTCCCGGCCCGGGTAGAGGTCGGCGGCGAGGGTCTGGACCGTGCCCTGGAGGGCGCCGCCGCCCAGCCCCTGGATGATCCGGAAGGCGATGAGGGCCGGCATGTTCCAGGCGAGCGCGCAGAGCACGGAGCCGACGAGGAACAGGGCCGTACCGAAGATCAGCACGGGCTTGCGGCCGTGGGTGTCGGACAGCTTGCCGTAGACGGGGAGCGAGACGGTGGTGGCGAGGACGTACCCGGCGAAGATCCACGAGAACACGGCGAAGCCGCCGAGGTCGCCGACGATCTGGGGGACGGCCGTGGAGACCACGGCGGCGTCGAGGGCGACGAGGCTCATGGTCAGCATCAGCGAGACGACGACCACGGTCTTCGGGCGGCCCGGTGCGGGGGCGCCGGCCGCCGGTTCCTCCGTGGCGGAAACGATTCCCCCGGAGGGTCCGGCCGGCGGGACGATCGCGTCGGCCGGACCGGCCGGCTCCTCCCCGAGGGGCGGTTCCGCTTTCTCCCCGATGCCCATCGAACCCCCTTCACCGTGCACGCATCCGCGGGGAACACCTTCTCACCACGGGTGTTTCCGGCGGTATCCCTCACTTCGGGTCCATCGAAGGGTGCAGAACCCCTAGGGGTTCGTCAGCACAAGGACCCAGGGGCCTTTCGTCCCGCCGGAGGAGGTGGGCGCTCCCGTCGCGTCTTTAACTGGTTCACATGAGGCGAGGTCGTCGGAGGGTGGGGACAACCCCCCGACGGATACGGCGACGGGCACCAGTGCGCCCGAACGCCCCCGCGCCGGAGACTTCACGACGGCGGCACACGGATCACCGCGAGCCGACGCCGACGCCGAAGCGGACGCACGCACCGACGCGACGCACCGACGCACGCACGCACACACGCACGCCGACGAACGAACGAGGGGAAACACCGTGACAACGGCTATGACCGAAACCAGGCACGGGGGTACTGGAGGGCATGAAGCCGTCGCGGCCCGGGCACGCAAGGTCGTCAAGGCCTACGGCTCGGGAGAGACCCGCGTCGTCGCCCTCGACGCGGTGGACGTGGACATCCGACGCGGGCAGTTCACCGCGATCATGGGCCCGTCCGGCTCCGGCAAGTCCACGCTGATGCACTGCCTCGCCGGACTGGACACGGTGACGAGCGGTGAGATCTTCCTCGACGACACCGAGATCACCGGCCTGAAGGACAAGAAGCTCACCCAGCTCCGCCGGGACCGGATCGGCTTCATCTTCCAGGCGTTCAACCTGCTGCCGACGCTCAACGCCCTGGAGAACATCACGCTCCCCATGGACATCGCCGGCCGCAAGCCCGACGCGGAGTGGCTGAACCGGGTCGTCGAGACGGTGGGCCTCGCGGGTCGCCTCAAGCACCGCCCCACCGAACTCTCCGGCGGCCAGCAGCAGCGCGTGGCGGTCGCCCGCGCCCTCGCCGCCCGCCCCCAGATCATCTTCGGCGACGAGCCGACCGGAAACCTGGACTCCCGGGCCGGCGCCGAGGTCCTCGGCTTCCTCCGCCAGTCGGTGGACGAGCTGGGCCAGACGATCGTCATGGTCACCCACGACCCGGTCGCCGCCTCCTACGCGGACCGCGTCATCTTCCTCGCCGACGGCCGGATCGTCGACGAGATGATCGACCCGACCGCCGACCAGGTCCTCGACCGCATGAAGGACTTCGACGCACGCGGGCGGACCTCGTGACCGTCATGAAGACCGCGCGACGCAACTTCGTCGCGCACAAGGGAAGAATGGCGCTCTCCGCCATCGCCGTCCTGCTGTCCGTGGCCTTCGTCTGCGGCACGCTGGTGTTCACGGACACCATGAACACCACCTTCGACAAGCTGTTCGCGGTCACCAACTCCGACGTCACGGTCAGCCCCAAGAGTGCCGGCGACGACCAGGAGAACCCGGGCAACGGCAAGCCGCGGACGCTGAACGGCTCGGTCGTCGACCGGGTCGAGAAGGCCGAGGGCGTGAAGTCCGCCGAGGGCGGCGTCCTGTCGATGTCCGTCACCGTCGTCAACACCAAGAACGAGAACCTGGGTTCGACCACCGGCGCCCCGACCATCGCGGGCAACTGGAGCGACAACGAACTCAAGTCGATGAAGATCACCTCCGGCAACGCCCCCCGGGGGCCGACCGAGTTGATGATCGACGCCGACACCGCCGAGAAGCACCACCTGGGGATCGGCGACGAGATCCGCACCATCGCCGTCACCGGCGACAACCGGGCGAAGATCAGCGGCATCGCCGCCTTCACCGTGACCAACCCGGGCGCGACCCTCGTGTACTTCGACACGGCCACCGCCCAGACGTTCCTGCTCGGCTCCGCCGGCGCCTTCACCCACGTCAACGTCACCGCCAAGGACGGGGTGAGCGACGAGCAGCTCAAGCAGAACGTCGCCGCCGCCGTCGGCGCCGACACGTACAAGCTCCAGACCGCCAAGGAAGCCGCGGACGCCAACCGCAAGGACGTCGGTTCCTTCCTCGACGTCATGAAGTACGTGATGCTCGGCTTCGCCGGGATCGCCTTCCTCGTCGGCATCTTCCTCATCTTCAACACCTTCTCCATGCTGGTCGCCCAGCGCACCCGGGAGATCGGCCTGATGCGCGCCATCGGCGCCGACCGCAGGCAGATCAACCGGTCCGTCCTCGTCGAGGCCTTCCTGCTCGGCGTCGTCGGCTCCGTCCTCGGCGTCGCCGCCGGAGTGGGCCTGGCCGTCGGCCTCATGAAGCTCATGGGCCAGATGGGCATGGACCTGTCCACCGACGACCTGACGGTCGCCTGGACCACCCCGGTCCTCGGCCTGGTCCTCGGCGTCGCCGTCACCGTCGTCGCCGCCTACATCCCGGGCCGCCGCGCCGGGAAGGTCTCCCCGATGGCCGCCCTGCGCGACGCGGGCACCCCGGGAGACAAGAAGGCCGGCCGGATCCGGGCCGCCCTCGGCCTGGTCCTCACCGGGGTCGGAGGCGCGGCCCTCTACCTGGCCGGCGCCGCCGAGGAAGCGGCCCCGGGCTCCCTGTGGCTGGGCCTGGGCGTGGTCCTCACCCTCATCGGCTTCATCGTGATCGGCCCGCTCCTCGCGGGTGTCGTGGTCAGGGCGCTGTCCGCCCCGGTGCTGCGGCCCTTCGGATCGGTCGGCCGGCTCGCCGAGCGCAATGCGCTGCGCAACCCGCGCCGCACCGGCGCCACCGCCGCCGCGCTGATGATCGGCCTGGCCCTGGTCGCCTGCCTGTCGGTGGTCGGATCCTCGATGGTGGCCTCCGCCACCGACGAGCTCGACAAGTCCGTCGGCGCGGACTACATCGTCAACTCCATGACCGGCCAGCCGGTCATGCCGCAGGCCGAGCAGGCCATGCGCGCCAACAAGAACCTCGACCACGTCACCGCCTACCGCGAGGTGCCCGCCAAGATCACGGCCCCCGACGGTTCCACGGTCACCGAGGGCCTGGGCGCCACCGACCCGTCGTACGCCAAGGACATCCGCCGCAAGATGCGGGCCGGGGAGCACGCCGACGCCTACGGTCCGCACGCGATGGCGGTCGGTTCGCTCTACGCCGACGAGCACGGGATCACGCTCGGCGACACGCTGACGGTCGCCTTCACCGGCGGCAAGACCGTCAAGCTGAAGGTCGCCGCGATCACCGGCGACGAGGGCAACATCGACAAGGGCATGAAGTACATCTCCACCGCCGTCGCCGAGGCCAACGTCCCGGCCGACCGGATGCCGCGCCCCTTCATGCTGCTGGCCAGCGCCAAGGCCGGTCAGGCCGACACCGCGTACGCCGAAGTCAAGGCGGGGCTCGCCGAGTACCCCCAGTACAAGGTGCTCAACCAGGCCGACTACAAGCAGGCGCTGAAGGACCAGGTCGGCCAGCTGCTCAACATGGTCTACGGGCTCCTCGCCCTCGCGATCATCGTCGCGGTTCTGGGCGTGGTGAACACCCTGGCCCTGTCGGTGGTCGAGCGGACCCGCGAGATCGGCCTGATGCGCGCCATCGGCCTCTCCCGCCGCCAACTGCGCCGCATGATCCGCCTGGAGTCGGTGGTCATCGCCCTCTTCGGCGCCCTCCTCGGCCTCGGCCTGGGCATGGGCTGGGGCGCGACCGCGCAGCAACTCCTCGCCCTCCAGGGCCTGAAGGTCCTGGAGATCCCCTGGCCGACCATCCTCGGGGTGTTCGCCGCGTCGGCCCTGGTGGGCCTGTTCGCCGCACTGGTGCCGGCCTTCCGGGCGGGGCGGATGAACGTACTGAACGCAATCGCCACCGACTAGGTCGGGAGGCGGTTGTCACGGGGGTACGCCGGCCCCGGTCGTCCAGTCGGACGACCGGGGCCGGCGTCGTGCCGCGGGCCGGCCCACCGCGGCGCCGGTCGTCACTGCGCGCGACGACGGCAATCCCCCGCGCGGTCGGGGGAGCCGCGTCGTAGGGTGGGAACCCCCGGCCCGTTCACGTGTCGGGCCCTTCGCGTTGCCCCTCCACCGGACGGAAAGCCCTGCTCATGAGCCTGTACGGACTGCTCGACGCCGTCACCCGGGACCCCGCCCTCGCCGAGGCGGTCGCGGCGGCCGGGGACGGCAACCGGATGCACGTGGACCTGGTCGGTCCGGCCGCGGCGCGGCCCTTCGCGATCGCCGCGCTGGCCCGGCGGACCGAACGGACCGTGCTGGCGGTGACCGCCACCGGGCGGGAGGCCGAGGACCTGGCCGCCACGCTGCGTTCCCTGCTGCCGCCGGACGAGGTGGCCGAGTACCCCTCCTGGGAGACGCTGCCCCACGAGCGGCTCTCCCCCCGCAGCGACACCGTGGGCCGCCGGCTCGCGGTGCTGCGCCGGCTGACGCACCCGAGCAAGGACGACCCGGCGACCGGCCCCGTCTCCGTGGTGGTCGCGCCGATCCGCTCAGTGCTCCAGCCGCAGGTCAAGGGGCTGGGGGAACTGGTCCCGGTCAGTCTCCGGCAGGGGCAGGCCGTCGACCTGGGGGAGGTCGTCCAGGCACTGGCCGCGGCCGCGTACGCGCGGGTCGAGCTGGTGGAGAAGCGCGGCGAGTTCGCCGTGCGCGGCGGCATCCTCGACGTGTTCCCGCCCACCGAGGAACACCCGCTGCGCGTGGAGTTCTGGGGCGACGACGTCGAGGAGATCCGCTACTTCAAGGTCGCGGACCAGCGGTCCCTGGAGATCGCCGATCACGGGTTGTGGGCCCCGCCCTGCCGTGAACTGCTGCTGACCGACGAGGTGCGGGAGCGGGCCGCCGCGCTCGCCCAGGAGCACCCGGAGCTCGGGGAACTGCTGAACAAGATCGCCGAGGGGATCGCGGTCGAGGGCATGGAGTCCCTCGCCCCGGTCCTGGTCGACGACATGGAACTGCTGATCGACGTGCTGCCGGCCGGGTCGATGGCCGTCGTGTGCGACCCGGAGCGGGTGCGGACCCGGGCCGCCGACCTCGTCGCCACCAGCCAGGAGTTCCTGATGGCGTCCTGGGCGGCCACCGCCGGCGGCGGACAGGCCCCGATCGATGTCGGCGCGGCCTCGCTGCGGGGCATCGCCGACGTCCGCGAGCACGCCCGCGCCCTGGACATGATGTGGTGGTCGGTCTCCCCGTTCGCCGCCGACGACAGCGCCGACGGGGCCGACACCCTCAAGCTCGGGATGCACGGCCCGGAGGCCTACCGGGGCGACACCGCCCGCGCGCTCGCCGACACGAAGGCGTGGCTCGCCGACGGCTGGCACACCGTGTACCTCACCGAGGGACACGGCCCGGCCGCCCGCACCGTCGAGGTGCTCGGCGGCGAGGGCATCGCGGCCCGCCTGGAGGCGGACCTCGCGGTCCTGGAGCCGGGCATCGTGCACGTGACGTGCGGCTCCCTCGACAACGGCTTCGTCGACCCGGCGCTCCGGCTGGCCGTGCTCACCGAGACCGACCTGACCGGGCAGCGCACCGCCAGCAAGGACCTGGGGCGGATGCCGACCCGGCGCCGCAAGTCCGTCGACCCGCTGACCCTGGAGGTCGGGGACTACATCGTGCACGAGCAGCACGGCGTGGGCCGCTACATCGAGATGGTCCAGCGGACGGTGCAGGGCGCCACCCGCGAGTACCTGCTCGTCGAGTACGCCCCCGCCAAGCGCGGTCAGCCCGGCGACCGGCTGTACATCCCCACCGACCAGCTGGAGCAGGTCACCAAGTACGTCGGCGGCGAGGCGCCGACCCTGCACCGGCTCGGCGGCGCCGACTGGACCAAGACCAAGGCGCGCGCGAAGAAGGCGGTCAAGGAGATCGCCGCCGACCTGATCAAGCTCTACAGCGCGCGGATGGCGGCCCCCGGCCACACCTTCGGCCCGGACACCCCCTGGCAGCGGGAGCTGGAGGACGCCTTCCCGTACGCGGAGACGCCCGACCAGCTCACCACCATCGCCGAGGTCAAGGAGGACATGGAGAAGTCCGTCCCCATGGACCGGCTGATCTGCGGCGACGTCGGCTACGGCAAGACCGAGATCGCGGTGCGGGCGGCCTTCAAGGCGGTTCAGGACGGCAAGCAGGTCGCCGTCCTCGTGCCCACCACGCTGCTCGTGCAGCAGCACTTCGGGACGTTCTCCGAGCGCTACAGCCAGTTCCCGGTGAAGGTGAAGGCGCTGTCCCGCTTCCAGAACGAGACCGAGTCGAAGGCCACGCTGGAGGGGCTGCGCGAGGGCTCGGTGGACATCGTCATCGGTACGCACCGGCTGTTCTCGCAGGAGACGAAGTTCAAGGACCTGGGCCTGGTCATCGTCGACGAGGAGCAGCGGTTCGGCGTCGAGCACAAGGAGCAGCTGAAGAAGCTCCGCGCCAACGTGGACGTGCTGACCATGTCCGCGACCCCGATCCCGCGCACGCTGGAGATGGCGGTGACCGGCATCCGCGAGATGTCGACGATCACCACCCCGCCGGAGGAGCGCCACCCGGTGCTCACCTTCGTCGGCCCGTACGAGGAGAAGCAGATCGGCGCGGCCGTCCGCCGCGAGCTGCTGCGCGAGGGGCAGTGCTTCTACATCCACAACCGGGTCGAGTCCATCGACCGGGCCGCGGCGAAGCTGCGCGAGATCGTGCCCGAGGCGCGGATCGCGACGGCGCACGGGCAGATGTCGGAACAGGCCCTGGAACAGGTCGTGGTGGACTTCTGGGAGAAGAAGTTCGACGTCCTCGTCTCGACCACGATCGTCGAGTCCGGCATCGACATCTCCAACGCCAACACCCTGATCGTGGAGCGCGGCGACAACTTCGGTCTCTCCCAGCTCCACCAGCTGCGCGGACGCGTGGGCCGTGGCCGCGAGCGCGGGTACGCGTACTTCCTGTACCCGCCGGAGAAGCCGTTGACGGAGACGGCGCACGAGCGGCTCGCGACGATCGCCCAGCACACCGAGATGGGCGCCGGCATGTACGTGGCGATGAAGGACCTGGAGATCCGCGGCGCGGGCAACCTGCTGGGCGGTGAGCAGTCGGGCCACATCGCGGGCGTCGGCTTCGACCTGTACATCCGCATGGTGGGCGAGGCCGTGGCCGACTACCGGGCCGCCATCGAGGGCGGGCCGGAGGAGGAGCCGCCGCTGGAGGTCAAGATCGAGCTGCCGGTCGACGCGCACGTCCCGCACGACTACGCGCCCGGTGAGCGGCTGCGCCTCCAGGCCTACCGGTCGATCGCCTCGGCGAACTCCGAGGCCGACGTCAAGGCCGTGCGGGAGGAACTCACCGACCGCTACGGCAAGCTGCCGGAGCCGGTGGAGAACCTGCTGTTGGTGGCGGGGCTGCGGATGCTCGCCCGTGCCTGCGGGGTCGGCGACATCACCCTCCAGGGTCCCAACATCCGCTTCGGGCCGGTGGAGTTGAGGGAGTCCCAGGAGCTGCGGCTCAAGCGGCTCTACCCGGGGGCGGTGCTCAAGCCGGCCGCCTCGCAGGTGCTGATCCCGCGACCGAAGACCGCGAAGGTCGGCGGGAAGCCGTTGGTCGGACGGGAACTGCTGGCCTGGACCGGCGAGTTCCTCACCACGATCCTCGGCTCGTGACGTGACCGACGCGGGTGCGGAGCCGGCCGGCCCGTCGGCTCCGCACCCGCGTCGGCGGGCTACCTCGTCGGGTCGTCGTCGACGCCGAGGCGCCTTTCCGCCTCCTGCTGGGCCCGGTCGACCTGGTCGGCGTACTTCCCGCCGGTCTTCTCGTTGGCCTCTTCCTCGAGGTTGTCCGAGATGTCCTTGCCCTTGGTCTTGGCCTGGTCCCTGAACCTGTCGAAGATCCCCATGTGCACGACCTCCTGATGGTGTCCCCTTTGTGACGCTACGCGCGTTCCGCGTGCTTCGCCCGCCGGCCGGTGGGCCCGCCCGGCGCCACCCGGCGGGTCGTCGTGCTGCGACCCTGCAACGGTTGCGGTCATCCCCTCACTCACTTCGGACAAGGCTGTATACGCTCAGTCCCGGAACTCATCTTTTCTTTATCCGTACGGCCCGTCAGGAGCAGCGATGCACGGCCCCGGCTTCCCGCCGCAGCATGGCCACCCCGGCCCCCCGCCCAGCGACGGGAGCGTGGTGACGCTGCGCGTACTGTTCGCCGTGCTGCCCGTGCTGACCTGCGGTTTCCTCGCGTGGGGCACGATGTTGCGGCTCGCGTTGGTCACGCGCAAGCCGCGGGACTGGATGCTGCTCGTCGTCAGTTGCGTGCTGCTCGTCGTGTGGGTGATCTTCATCGGCCTCGACAAGACCCCGGACACCAGCGGCTGGCAGAGCGACTTCGGCGCCGGCGGCACCCTCCTGACCGGTCTCGCGGTCACCGTGTACTACCTCGTCGCGGACATCCGGCACCACGAGAACCGGAACAACGGCCGCACGCAGGTTCCGTGGTACCCGGCGCCCGCGCCGTACACGCCGCCGCAGCAGCAGCACGGTTCCGGGCAGGGCTACGGCTACCCGCAGGGCCAGACCTCCACCCCGATCCCGAACCGGCCGGACGTCCCGCCGCAGGTGACGCCGCCGCGGATCGGGCAGGTCCGCGCCGAACTCGACGAGCTGAGCGAACTCCTGCGCAACCGGCCGCCGCAGCCGAACGGGCCCCCCAAGCCGGGCGGCCCCTACCAGGACCCGAACCCGACCGCGACCCAGGATCCCCACCAGTGACCGACCGGCTCATCGGCGACCGCTACCAGCTCGCCGCCGTCCTGGGCCAGGGCGGCATGGGCCAGGTCTGGACGGCGTACGACCGCCGGTTGGACCGGCGGGTGGCCGTCAAACTGCTGCGACCCGACAAGGTCGCGGGCCCCGGCACCGTCGCCGAGGAGCTGCGCCGCCGCTTCGTGCGCGAATGCCGGGTCACGGCCCAGGTCGACCACCCCGGGCTGGTCACCGTGCACGACGCCGGCAACGACGGCGACGAGCTGTACCTGGTGATGGGGTACGTCGAGGGCTCCGACCTGTCCGACCACCTCGCGGCCCACGACCCGTACCCCTGGCCGTGGGCCGTCGCGGTCGTCGCGCAGCTGTGCGCGGTGCTGTCCGCCGTCCACGCGGTGCCGATCGTGCACCGCGACCTCAAGCCCCGCAACGTGATGATCCGCCCCGACGGCACGGTGCTCGTCCTCGACCTCGGCGTCGCCTCGGTGATGGACACCGACACCACCCGCCTCACCAGCACCGGGACTCCGATCGGCAGCCCCGCCTACATGGCACCCGAACAGGCCATGGGCGGCGCCGTCGGCCCGTACACCGACCTGTACGCCCTCGGCGTGCTGCTGTACGAACTCCTCAGCGGCAACGTGCCCTTCGCCGGCTCCACCGCCCTCGGAGTCCTCCACCGGCACCTCTACGAACCCCCGGTGCCGGTGCGCCGGCTGCGCCCCGAGGTGCCCCACGCCCTGGAGGCCGTGCTCCTGCACCTCCTCGCCAAGGACCCGCAGGACCGCCCCGGCTCCGCGCAGGAGGTGTACGAGGCCCTCACCCCGCTGCTGCCCAAGCACGGCGTCCCGACCGGCCACCTCGACCCGACCCGCCCGTTCCTGCGCCCGCAGGCCCCCTGGCCCGACCGCCCGACCGTGCCGGCGCGCCCCGACACGCCGCCCGCCCCGCCCCGGCCGGACATCCCCGGCGCCGTGGACGAGGCCCGCACGCTCCTGGACCAGGGGCGACTCACCCAGGCCGTGGACATCCTCGGCGGCATCCTCCCGGCGGCCGCCGCCGAGCACGGGGACCACTCGCCGGTGGTCCGCTCCCTGCGCAAGCAGTACGCGGCCACGCTGATGGACGACGGCCAGTACCGGCGCGCCCTGCCCGAACTGCGCCGCCTCGCCGAGGAGTTCCCGCCCGGCGACGCCCAGGCGCTGCGCTTTCGCTACGACGCCGCCCAGTGCCTGGAACAACTCGGCGAACCGGCCGCCGCCCTCGCCGAGTACCGCTCCCTGCTGCCGCTGTTCGAGAACCACTACGCCAACCCGGACCCCGGCCTCCCCCTGGAGGTCCGCCGCCGGATAGCCCACCTGCTGCTCTCCCTCGGCGACCGGGCGGGCGCCCACGACACCCTGGTCCGCCTCCTCTTCGACGCGGACCGCGTGCACGGCCCGGGCCACCCCCTCCCGGTGGAGATCCGCCGCACCCTCCAATGGCTGGGCCAGGTCCGCTGACCCCCGCGCGCGGGCCGCGCTCAGACCCGGACGCCGGCGGCCTCCGCCCGACCGGACGGCGTACCGGACGGGACCGACGGCCGCGACCCGGTACGCCGCCCCCCACCGGCCCCGCGCCGCAACCGGCCGAACGGGACGAGCCGGACGAGCAGGACCAGGAGGGCGACCGCCGCGGCCGCCGCGCCCGGCACCAGGCCCGGCGGGCGGAACGTACACGTCACCGAGCGGGTGTCGGGGCCCACGGGGACGGCGACCAGACCCAGGTGGGCGCTCGCCGGACGGCCGCCGCAGGTCCAGCCCGCGATCGCCGGCGCCGACACCACCAGCGTGCCGGTCGTGCCCGGCCGCAGGGTGGCCCGCACGCCCGACGCGTCGACCCGGAGCGCGGTCGGCGCGCCGGCCCGCAGCGCGGCCACCGCCGTGTCCAACCGGGCCCGGTCCAGGCAGGCCAGCTCCCAACGGGCCGGCGCGGACCGCTCGAAGAGCAACCGCGAGGCGGGACCGTGCGCGACGCCCATCGGCTGGAGCGCGGCCCGGTTGCGCGGCGGACGGGCGTTCAGCCGGAAAGCGGTGCCGTCCGCGAGCCGGGCGGTGCCGTTGTACTCCGGGGCCCACAGGAACGCCTCGGTGCCCGCCCGACAGACGCCCGGCGTGAGCGGAGCCTCGTAGGCCCGGGCGCCCAACAGGAGTTCCTGATTGGCGAAGGGGGAGGGGCCGTAGGCGAGCGGGGGACCCGGCGGCCGGACCGTGACCAGCGGCGCGGCCGTCGCCCGGCCGATCGTGCCGTCGGGACGCAGCCGCGCCCCGACCGCGAAGACGGCGTCGGTCACCGGATTGTCGAGGCTCTGGACACTGCGGCCCCGCGAGGTCCAGCCCGCCCCGAGGGCGACCATCGTGCGGGTGAACACGTCCGGGGTGTGGCTGCTGTAGTACGCCCCGCCCTCACCGCCCAGCAGCAGCGGATCGTTGCCCGTCAGCGCCGGCCGGCCCGGGTCGGTCCGATACCCGGGCCACCCCTCGGCGCCCGCCAACGCCCCGGAGCGCGCCGTGTGCGCGGGCCCCCAGGAGGGGTAGTCGTCCAGCCCGCCGAGCTTGCCCAGGTGCCCGTACGCGACGGTCGCCGCGGCCTGGCCCACCAGGACCGCGACCAGCAGCCCGGCCGCCGGGAGCGCGAGGCGCCGGCCGCGCAGCGCCCACCAGGCCCAGCCCGCCACCGCCAGCCCGCCGCCGAACAGCGCGTACCCCCAGCCGGTCGCGAGCGGGCTGCCGGCCGCCCCGAGCGCGGCCAGACAGAGCACCCCCGCGCCCGAGGCCAGCGCCCGCACCCCCGGCGGGCCGGCCGCCAGCCCGGTCCAGGCGGCGATGACCACGATCCCGGCGAGCACGAAGGTCTGCCGGTACGGGCTGCCGTTCGGGGTCGCGAAGGCGTGCCACGCCAGATGGGTCGGCGCCCACTGGAGCGAGAGCAGCACCGCCACCACGAGCCCCGTCCACCACAGTCGGGCCCGCACCGGCACCGCCCGGTGGAACGGCAGCGCCGCCACCAGCAGCAGCGTCCCGGTACCGACGAACAGGGCG of the Streptomyces sp. NBC_01426 genome contains:
- a CDS encoding YfhO family protein encodes the protein MSTPHSSPRRRSLFGSALAALITTVAVCAGDAVARVFPYGPRHRSVNDLGNQFVPFHAYLWDLLHGRAEGGLLLNWRSGYGTSFLPDFGTYLSSPFAVLVGVFPRADIDLAVYVVTVLKTAAAAAAMAWLLRTQRRGPWWAAGLLGASYALCGWSVIEAAYNPMWLDGLIAFPLLCLTGEWALRGRRPGAAALVVALCWTANFYTAYMATLGAALVLVVRLAQDRDVVREGRGVLGRARVPVRAATATVLGVALAAPVLAPLFLSSRQAYPGWSKEFAPAATGDLLARLLPATYSFSSPALFVGTGTLLLVAALPFHRAVPVRARLWWTGLVVAVLLSLQWAPTHLAWHAFATPNGSPYRQTFVLAGIVVIAAWTGLAAGPPGVRALASGAGVLCLAALGAAGSPLATGWGYALFGGGLAVAGWAWWALRGRRLALPAAGLLVAVLVGQAAATVAYGHLGKLGGLDDYPSWGPAHTARSGALAGAEGWPGYRTDPGRPALTGNDPLLLGGEGGAYYSSHTPDVFTRTMVALGAGWTSRGRSVQSLDNPVTDAVFAVGARLRPDGTIGRATAAPLVTVRPPGPPLAYGPSPFANQELLLGARAYEAPLTPGVCRAGTEAFLWAPEYNGTARLADGTAFRLNARPPRNRAALQPMGVAHGPASRLLFERSAPARWELACLDRARLDTAVAALRAGAPTALRVDASGVRATLRPGTTGTLVVSAPAIAGWTCGGRPASAHLGLVAVPVGPDTRSVTCTFRPPGLVPGAAAAAVALLVLLVRLVPFGRLRRGAGGGRRTGSRPSVPSGTPSGRAEAAGVRV